One segment of Zhihengliuella halotolerans DNA contains the following:
- a CDS encoding nucleobase:cation symporter-2 family protein, translating into MTVARKSRPARPEDERLPLGRTFAYGLQHVLTMYGGIIAPPLIIGAAAGLGPGEQAVLVACCLFVGGLATILQTVGIPFFGCQLPLVQGTSFASVATLVAIAQDGGGIQAVFGAVLTAAVIGFLIAPFFARIVRFFPPVVTGVVITMIGLSLTPVAANWAMGGNSSAADYASLENIGLAAMTLVIVLALSKVGNAAISRLSILLAIVIGTLVAWGIGMADFSQVGQGAFFALPQPFAFGPPTFHAGAIISMVIVVLVILTETTADILAVGEIAKTRVDSRRIADGLRADMISSIAAPVFNTFTQSAFAQNVGLVAITGVKSRFVVTAGGVILLILGLLPVLGRVVASIPLPVLGGAGIVLFGTVAASGIRTLSKVQFSGQNLIIVSASIAFGMIPVVAEGFYEHFPAWVGTIFHSGISSAAVMAVALNIVFNEIKAGNSKGGSVFHAAPPRMVKTEEIRSLREGDHYEAGKLIDAKGDEVPVVTAEQFTVALAQHLKACDEAGIEPELPDGVDRREVLQDAEQSARQDHVRST; encoded by the coding sequence GTGACAGTTGCACGCAAGAGTAGACCCGCGCGGCCGGAGGACGAGCGCCTGCCACTGGGGCGGACGTTCGCCTACGGGCTCCAGCACGTCCTGACGATGTACGGCGGCATCATCGCGCCGCCGCTGATCATCGGCGCCGCGGCCGGGCTCGGGCCCGGCGAGCAGGCGGTCCTGGTCGCCTGCTGCCTGTTCGTCGGCGGGCTCGCGACGATCCTGCAAACCGTCGGCATCCCGTTCTTCGGGTGCCAGCTGCCGCTCGTGCAGGGCACGTCCTTCGCGTCCGTCGCCACGCTCGTGGCGATCGCGCAGGACGGAGGGGGAATCCAGGCCGTGTTCGGGGCGGTGTTGACGGCCGCCGTCATCGGGTTCCTGATCGCCCCGTTCTTCGCCAGGATCGTCCGCTTCTTCCCGCCGGTCGTGACGGGCGTGGTCATCACGATGATCGGGCTGTCGTTGACACCCGTCGCCGCGAACTGGGCCATGGGCGGGAACTCTTCGGCCGCGGACTACGCGAGCCTGGAGAACATCGGCCTCGCCGCGATGACCCTGGTCATCGTGCTGGCGCTGAGCAAGGTCGGCAACGCGGCGATCTCGCGGCTTTCGATCCTGCTGGCCATCGTCATCGGCACGCTGGTCGCGTGGGGGATCGGCATGGCCGACTTCTCGCAGGTCGGGCAGGGTGCGTTCTTCGCCCTGCCGCAGCCGTTCGCTTTCGGCCCGCCGACGTTCCACGCCGGCGCCATCATCTCGATGGTCATCGTGGTGCTGGTCATCCTCACGGAGACGACGGCGGACATTCTGGCCGTCGGGGAGATCGCCAAGACCCGCGTCGACTCCCGGCGCATCGCCGACGGGCTGCGGGCGGATATGATCTCCTCGATCGCGGCGCCGGTATTCAACACGTTCACGCAGAGCGCGTTCGCCCAGAACGTCGGCCTCGTGGCGATCACCGGTGTGAAGAGCCGGTTCGTCGTCACCGCCGGCGGCGTGATCCTGCTGATCCTCGGCCTCCTGCCGGTCCTGGGGCGCGTGGTCGCGTCGATCCCGCTGCCCGTGCTCGGCGGCGCCGGAATCGTTCTCTTCGGGACCGTGGCCGCGTCCGGGATCCGGACGCTCTCCAAGGTCCAGTTCAGCGGGCAGAACCTGATCATCGTCTCCGCGTCGATCGCGTTCGGCATGATCCCCGTCGTGGCGGAGGGCTTCTACGAGCACTTCCCGGCGTGGGTCGGGACGATCTTCCACTCGGGCATCAGTTCGGCAGCCGTCATGGCCGTGGCACTGAACATCGTCTTCAACGAGATCAAGGCCGGAAACTCCAAGGGGGGCTCGGTGTTCCACGCGGCCCCGCCGCGCATGGTCAAGACGGAGGAAATCCGCAGCCTGCGCGAGGGGGACCACTACGAGGCGGGCAAGCTCATCGACGCCAAGGGCGACGAGGTCCCCGTGGTGACCGCCGAGCAGTTCACAGTGGCATTGGCGCAACACCTCAAGGCCTGCGACGAGGCGGGCATCGAGCCGGAGCTGCCCGACGGCGTCGACCGCCGCGAGGTGCTCCAGGATGCCGAGCAGTCGGCGCGCCAGGACCACGTCCGGAGCACGTGA
- the pucL gene encoding factor-independent urate hydroxylase, producing the protein MTLTASETSTGTKIVLGRNQYGKAEVRLVKITRDTARHQIEDLNITSQLHGDFTAAHTEGDNAAVVATDTQKNTVYAFARDGVGTLEGFLTRLGDHFTTEFEWVTGGRWAGQQFFWDRIEDHDHAFSANKSEIRTAILEIADGQNNIVAGIEGLTVLKSTGSEFHGFPRDRYTTLKETTDRILATDVTARWRYNTDAVAGGGIRFDDVYASVRRLLLGAFADTHSLALQQTMFKMGEAVLEAHPEIDEIRMSLPNNHHFLVDLTPFGQDNPNEVFFAADRPYGLIEAAIKRDGVPDTHPIWENSSGFC; encoded by the coding sequence ATGACTCTGACCGCATCCGAAACCTCCACCGGCACCAAGATCGTGCTGGGGCGCAACCAGTACGGCAAGGCCGAGGTCCGACTCGTCAAGATCACCCGCGACACCGCGCGCCACCAGATCGAGGACCTGAACATCACGTCCCAGCTGCACGGCGATTTCACCGCCGCGCACACGGAGGGCGACAACGCCGCCGTCGTGGCCACGGACACCCAGAAGAACACGGTCTACGCGTTCGCCCGCGACGGCGTGGGCACCCTCGAGGGTTTCCTCACGCGCCTCGGCGACCACTTCACGACCGAGTTCGAGTGGGTCACGGGCGGCCGCTGGGCCGGGCAGCAGTTCTTCTGGGACCGGATCGAGGACCACGACCACGCGTTCTCCGCGAACAAGTCCGAGATCCGCACCGCGATCCTGGAGATCGCCGACGGTCAGAACAACATCGTCGCTGGCATCGAGGGCCTGACCGTTCTGAAGTCCACGGGCAGCGAGTTCCACGGCTTCCCGCGGGACCGTTACACGACCCTGAAGGAGACCACGGACCGTATCCTCGCGACCGACGTCACCGCCCGCTGGCGGTACAACACGGACGCCGTCGCCGGCGGCGGGATCCGGTTCGACGACGTCTACGCCTCCGTGCGCCGCCTGCTGCTGGGCGCCTTCGCCGACACCCACTCGCTCGCGCTGCAGCAGACGATGTTCAAGATGGGCGAGGCCGTGCTCGAGGCGCACCCGGAGATCGACGAGATCCGCATGAGCCTGCCCAACAACCACCACTTCCTCGTCGACCTGACCCCGTTCGGGCAGGACAACCCCAACGAGGTCTTCTTCGCTGCCGACCGCCCCTACGGCCTGATCGAGGCGGCGATCAAGCGCGACGGCGTTCCGGACACCCACCCGATCTGGGAGAACTCTTCCGGATTCTGCTAA
- the uraH gene encoding hydroxyisourate hydrolase — MSASGHTSHITTHVLDTAAGRPASGVAAKLEQLAGDEWTAIGDGRTDDDGRITDLSPPAVEQGTYRVTFSTGDYFAAQDTDSFFPEVVIAFRVTDVDAHYHVPLLISPFAYSTYRGS, encoded by the coding sequence ATGAGCGCTAGTGGACACACGAGCCACATCACCACCCACGTCCTCGACACTGCGGCCGGGCGACCGGCCTCCGGGGTCGCCGCGAAGCTCGAACAGCTCGCGGGCGATGAGTGGACGGCCATCGGCGACGGGAGAACCGACGACGACGGCCGAATCACCGACCTGAGCCCGCCCGCCGTGGAGCAGGGCACCTACCGCGTCACCTTCAGCACCGGCGACTACTTCGCCGCGCAGGACACGGACTCCTTCTTCCCGGAGGTCGTCATCGCCTTCCGCGTCACCGACGTGGACGCGCACTACCACGTGCCCCTGCTCATCAGCCCGTTCGCCTATTCAACCTACCGAGGAAGCTAG
- the uraD gene encoding 2-oxo-4-hydroxy-4-carboxy-5-ureidoimidazoline decarboxylase, translated as MNLSTFNSLTPDEARAAVRPCLDVDRWVDELVAGRPYADAESLAAAASSAANPFTDAEVDAALAHHPRIGERAEGSGAEACLSRGEQAALDPAAETAARLVEANQAYEKRFGRVFLIRAAGRSAEEILSEATRRVQNTDEAEAAETADQLRQIALLRLHGAVAEPAAAGAQHP; from the coding sequence ATGAACCTGAGCACCTTCAATTCACTGACTCCCGACGAGGCCCGTGCCGCCGTGCGGCCCTGCCTCGACGTCGACCGCTGGGTCGACGAGCTGGTCGCCGGCCGGCCCTACGCTGATGCCGAATCGCTCGCCGCCGCCGCCTCCAGTGCCGCGAACCCCTTCACCGACGCCGAAGTCGACGCCGCGCTCGCACACCATCCCCGCATTGGCGAACGCGCCGAGGGCTCGGGGGCCGAGGCGTGCCTCAGCCGCGGCGAACAGGCCGCCCTCGACCCCGCCGCCGAAACGGCCGCCCGCCTCGTTGAAGCCAATCAGGCCTACGAGAAGCGCTTCGGCCGGGTCTTTCTGATCCGCGCCGCCGGGCGCAGCGCCGAGGAGATCCTCTCCGAGGCCACCCGCCGCGTGCAGAACACTGACGAGGCCGAGGCCGCGGAGACGGCCGACCAGCTGCGGCAGATCGCCCTGCTGCGCCTGCACGGCGCCGTTGCCGAACCGGCTGCCGCCGGCGCGCAGCACCCCTGA
- a CDS encoding WD40/YVTN/BNR-like repeat-containing protein — MSAPETAAADTMVLLAIGTKKGLWLAASEDREHWTLSDPHFLILEASSVAIDTRNGAPRVLAGLLDWHWGPTVVTSDDLGATWTDPEQGAIKFPPDTGAALERVWHLRPDAASRPGIVWAGAEPHSLWRSEDGGETFKLNRGLWDHPQRASWEPGGGGPCLHTVDPDPDSEQIHIAASAAGVYRSDDGGATWEPANRGIAAGFLPGEEPEYGQCVHRIARDAEQPGRLYAQNHGGVYRSDDAGGTWVSIADGLPGDFGFTFLTHPRIGGTGWVIPMAADIDRIPAGARVSVYKTEDGGDTWTENHAGLPDKDFNTILRDASAVDDHPESTGVYFGTRAGEVFASADEGATFTRVAHRLPDVLSVRAAVVPKTALPQGSAKYVPQFPEE, encoded by the coding sequence ATGAGCGCACCAGAAACGGCTGCGGCCGACACCATGGTTCTGCTGGCGATCGGAACCAAGAAGGGCCTGTGGCTCGCCGCGAGCGAGGACCGCGAGCACTGGACCCTGTCCGATCCGCACTTCCTCATTCTCGAGGCCTCGTCCGTCGCAATCGACACCCGCAACGGGGCCCCGCGCGTCCTCGCCGGGCTGCTGGACTGGCACTGGGGCCCGACGGTCGTCACGAGCGACGACCTCGGTGCCACCTGGACCGACCCCGAGCAGGGGGCCATCAAGTTCCCGCCGGACACCGGCGCCGCGCTCGAGCGCGTCTGGCACCTGCGCCCGGACGCGGCCTCGCGCCCCGGCATCGTGTGGGCCGGCGCCGAGCCGCACTCGCTGTGGCGCTCCGAGGACGGCGGCGAGACCTTCAAACTCAACCGCGGCCTGTGGGACCACCCGCAGCGGGCGAGCTGGGAACCCGGCGGCGGCGGACCCTGCCTGCACACCGTGGACCCCGACCCGGACAGCGAGCAGATCCACATCGCCGCCTCGGCGGCGGGCGTCTACCGCTCCGACGACGGCGGCGCCACGTGGGAGCCCGCGAACCGCGGCATCGCCGCCGGCTTCCTGCCCGGCGAAGAGCCCGAGTACGGCCAGTGCGTGCACCGGATCGCCCGCGACGCGGAGCAGCCCGGGCGCCTGTACGCCCAGAACCACGGGGGCGTGTACCGCTCGGACGACGCCGGCGGGACATGGGTCTCGATCGCCGACGGGCTGCCGGGCGACTTCGGATTCACGTTCCTCACGCACCCGCGGATCGGCGGCACCGGCTGGGTCATTCCGATGGCCGCGGATATCGACCGGATCCCGGCCGGCGCGCGCGTCTCCGTCTACAAGACCGAGGACGGCGGCGACACCTGGACGGAGAACCACGCCGGCCTGCCGGACAAGGATTTCAACACCATCCTGCGCGACGCCTCCGCAGTCGACGACCACCCGGAGTCCACGGGGGTCTACTTCGGAACGCGCGCGGGCGAGGTGTTCGCGAGCGCCGACGAGGGCGCGACCTTCACTCGGGTCGCGCACCGGCTGCCGGACGTGCTGAGCGTGCGGGCCGCCGTCGTGCCGAAGACCGCCCTGCCCCAGGGATCGGCGAAGTACGTCCCTCAGTTCCCGGAGGAGTAG
- a CDS encoding MoaD/ThiS family protein gives MGEVIVDVPQVLAASVDGARELRVEVDDGADPSIGAVLDVLAERHPRFGRKIRNELGEVRRYANVFIGQDNIRDLAGQDTPIPAGTRVMIVQSVAGG, from the coding sequence GTGGGCGAGGTCATCGTGGACGTCCCGCAGGTGCTCGCGGCGTCGGTGGACGGGGCGCGCGAGCTGCGCGTCGAGGTGGACGACGGCGCCGACCCGAGCATCGGGGCGGTGCTCGACGTGCTCGCCGAACGCCACCCCAGGTTCGGCCGCAAGATCCGCAACGAGCTCGGCGAGGTGCGGCGTTACGCCAATGTGTTCATCGGGCAGGACAACATCCGCGACCTGGCCGGGCAGGACACTCCGATTCCGGCCGGCACGCGGGTCATGATCGTGCAGTCGGTCGCCGGCGGCTGA
- the kynU gene encoding kynureninase, producing MMTQILQPTGDRVTREDCVAADAANPLAGFRDRFRLPESVIYLDGNSLGALPVGSAERAAEVVEKEWGTGLIRSWNTAGWFDLPRTLGDKVARLIGGNEGECVVTDTTTLNLFKALASAVRIQQAEHPAKRVILTERDNFPTDVYIAEGLADFLNSAIERVSAETGTAYEVRLIDEDLPLEAALDDDVAVVALSHVNYRTGAMWDMAAVTAAAHDAGALAIWDLAHSAGAVEVDLNDADADYAVGCTYKYLNGGPGSPAFVWVNERHQARFWQPLSGWWSHASPFAMADSYTPADDIRRFMCGTQPVTSLAMVENGLDIALAADMTTVRAVSLELTDLFIRLVRERCGEHPLTLVTPEEHARRGSHASFLHPEGYAVMAALIERGVIGDYREPHVLRFGVTPLYVGFADVYDAVEALRDILDTRAWDAAEFKVRNAVT from the coding sequence ATGATGACCCAGATCCTGCAGCCCACCGGCGATCGCGTGACCCGCGAAGACTGCGTGGCGGCCGATGCGGCGAACCCGCTCGCCGGCTTCCGCGACCGCTTCCGCCTGCCCGAATCCGTGATCTACCTCGACGGCAACTCGCTCGGCGCCCTGCCCGTCGGCTCGGCCGAACGCGCGGCCGAGGTCGTCGAGAAGGAATGGGGCACGGGCCTGATCCGCTCGTGGAACACGGCCGGCTGGTTCGATCTCCCGCGCACCCTCGGTGACAAGGTCGCCCGGCTCATCGGCGGCAACGAGGGCGAATGCGTCGTCACCGATACCACCACCCTGAACCTCTTCAAGGCGCTCGCCTCGGCCGTGCGCATCCAGCAGGCCGAGCACCCGGCCAAGCGCGTCATCCTGACCGAACGCGACAACTTCCCCACCGACGTCTACATCGCCGAGGGTCTGGCCGACTTCCTCAACAGCGCGATCGAGCGCGTCTCCGCCGAGACGGGCACCGCCTACGAGGTGCGCCTCATCGACGAGGACCTCCCCCTCGAGGCCGCGCTGGACGACGACGTCGCCGTCGTCGCGCTCTCCCACGTCAACTATCGCACCGGCGCCATGTGGGACATGGCGGCCGTGACGGCCGCAGCGCACGACGCCGGGGCCCTAGCGATCTGGGACCTCGCCCACTCGGCGGGCGCGGTCGAGGTCGACCTCAACGACGCAGACGCCGACTACGCCGTCGGCTGCACCTACAAGTACCTCAACGGCGGCCCCGGCTCCCCCGCCTTCGTCTGGGTGAACGAACGCCACCAGGCGCGCTTCTGGCAGCCGCTCTCGGGCTGGTGGTCGCACGCGAGCCCGTTCGCGATGGCCGACTCCTACACGCCGGCCGACGACATCCGCCGGTTCATGTGCGGCACGCAGCCCGTCACGTCGCTCGCGATGGTCGAGAACGGCCTGGACATCGCCCTCGCCGCGGACATGACCACCGTTCGGGCGGTCTCGCTCGAGCTGACGGACCTCTTCATCCGGCTCGTGCGCGAGCGCTGCGGCGAACACCCGCTCACCCTCGTCACACCCGAGGAGCACGCGCGCCGCGGCAGCCACGCGAGTTTCCTGCACCCGGAGGGCTACGCGGTCATGGCGGCCCTGATCGAGCGCGGCGTCATCGGCGACTACCGCGAGCCGCACGTCCTGCGCTTCGGCGTCACCCCGCTGTACGTGGGCTTCGCCGACGTCTACGATGCGGTCGAGGCGCTGCGCGACATCCTTGACACGCGCGCATGGGACGCCGCAGAGTTCAAGGTACGAAACGCCGTCACCTAG
- a CDS encoding GyrI-like domain-containing protein → MIHSEPHTEPVIVQVSEARTAVVRGQDVALADLTSFYDAAFAALGEVLAERNLTPVGPAFGLMTRPPTETMDLEVGFAIDHPLEGAHTASSGVVVEPSILPEGTTAAASHLGAYDALGDAWEAFMAWIAEQGYAPQLPFWEVYVTEPSPDADPASMRTDLFVPVAKNAGVA, encoded by the coding sequence GTGATTCATTCAGAACCGCACACCGAACCGGTGATCGTTCAGGTCTCCGAGGCCCGGACGGCCGTGGTGAGGGGCCAGGACGTGGCCCTCGCCGACCTGACGTCCTTCTACGACGCCGCCTTCGCGGCGCTGGGCGAGGTGCTCGCCGAGCGGAACCTGACACCCGTGGGCCCGGCGTTCGGACTCATGACGCGCCCGCCGACCGAGACGATGGACCTGGAAGTCGGCTTCGCGATCGACCACCCGCTCGAGGGCGCGCACACCGCGAGCTCCGGCGTCGTCGTCGAACCCTCCATCCTGCCCGAGGGGACGACGGCGGCCGCCTCCCACCTGGGCGCCTACGACGCCCTGGGCGACGCGTGGGAGGCGTTCATGGCCTGGATCGCGGAGCAGGGCTACGCCCCGCAGCTGCCCTTCTGGGAGGTTTACGTGACCGAGCCGAGCCCCGACGCCGACCCGGCCTCGATGCGCACGGACCTGTTCGTGCCCGTCGCCAAGAACGCCGGCGTCGCATGA
- the epsC gene encoding serine O-acetyltransferase EpsC: MALLRLLREDLKAARAQDPAARNDLEVALAYSGVHAIWAYRIAHALWQRPPFRPAARVLSQLARFFTGVEIHPGATIGRRPFIDHGSEIVIGETTVMGDDIMMYQGTTVGGRTLQVPCDVNERRHAIIGDRVMLGAGCRIIGPLTIGDDTAIGANAVVVRDVPADSIAIGMPAVHRHKDSDYPLDPRTDLIDPAVLL, from the coding sequence ATCGCGCTGCTGCGCCTGCTGCGCGAGGACCTCAAGGCGGCGCGTGCCCAGGACCCGGCCGCCCGCAACGACCTCGAGGTGGCGCTCGCGTACTCCGGGGTGCACGCGATCTGGGCGTACCGGATCGCGCACGCGCTCTGGCAGCGGCCCCCGTTCCGGCCGGCGGCGCGCGTGCTGAGCCAGTTGGCCCGCTTCTTCACCGGCGTGGAGATCCATCCGGGGGCGACCATCGGCCGGCGACCGTTCATCGACCACGGCTCGGAGATCGTTATCGGCGAGACCACCGTAATGGGCGACGACATCATGATGTACCAGGGAACCACGGTCGGCGGCCGCACGCTCCAGGTGCCGTGCGACGTCAACGAGCGCCGCCACGCGATCATCGGCGACCGCGTCATGCTCGGCGCCGGCTGCCGCATCATCGGGCCCCTCACGATCGGCGACGACACCGCGATCGGCGCGAACGCCGTCGTCGTGCGGGACGTGCCCGCGGACTCGATCGCGATCGGCATGCCCGCCGTGCACCGACACAAGGACAGCGACTACCCGCTGGACCCGCGCACGGACCTCATCGACCCGGCGGTGCTGCTCTAG
- a CDS encoding CGNR zinc finger domain-containing protein — MHLNPYGEYAVLLAASLANDWPEDRAGIEDRTREFGMTMSFPTAQDDHGQTRAVIDAWLEVVDAGDDQERARLLNAHMAAVAAYPRLTDHDTEGWHLHYRDDEQALPHVLRAVISVGTALHLTTRGMHRLSRCAAGQTPGDECDAVVVDVTRNGRQRYCSVRCANRDAVRRHRARGGR, encoded by the coding sequence ATGCATCTCAACCCTTACGGAGAGTACGCGGTCCTCCTCGCCGCCTCCCTTGCGAACGACTGGCCGGAGGACCGCGCGGGCATCGAGGACAGGACCCGCGAGTTCGGCATGACCATGTCGTTCCCCACCGCCCAGGACGATCACGGGCAGACCCGCGCCGTGATCGACGCGTGGCTCGAGGTCGTCGACGCGGGTGACGACCAGGAGCGGGCGCGGCTGCTCAACGCGCACATGGCGGCGGTCGCGGCCTATCCGCGCCTCACCGACCACGACACCGAGGGCTGGCACCTGCACTACCGCGACGACGAACAGGCCCTGCCCCATGTGCTGCGGGCCGTGATCAGCGTGGGTACCGCGCTGCACCTGACGACGCGCGGCATGCACCGCCTGTCCCGCTGCGCGGCCGGGCAGACGCCGGGCGACGAGTGCGACGCCGTCGTCGTGGACGTGACGCGCAACGGCCGCCAGCGCTACTGTTCGGTCCGCTGCGCCAATCGGGACGCGGTCCGCCGCCACCGGGCGCGCGGCGGGCGTTGA
- a CDS encoding HAD family hydrolase, whose translation MGEVAAGIRLVVTDMDGTLLGADGTVPDSFWPVLERMRAAAVTFVPASGRQYATLVRDFAGEGLAIIAENGGLVMRDGVEVSSRTLDTERAREIVARVRALPRERHDLGIVLCGKASAYVERREPAFLGEAEKYYACLTPVPDLLAVDDEFLKVAVFDLNGAAHRVAPVLEEVAPGNRVVVSGPQWVDIMRPDVNKGLALEDLQAALGVTPAQTIVFGDYLNDLEMMGRAEHSYAMANAHPDILAAARHRAPSNAENGVVTTLERFFG comes from the coding sequence GTGGGCGAGGTCGCGGCCGGGATCCGCCTCGTCGTCACCGACATGGACGGCACGCTCCTCGGGGCCGACGGCACCGTGCCGGACTCGTTCTGGCCGGTCCTGGAGCGTATGCGCGCGGCCGCGGTGACCTTCGTCCCCGCTTCGGGCCGGCAGTACGCGACCCTCGTCCGCGACTTCGCCGGCGAGGGGCTGGCCATCATCGCCGAGAACGGCGGCCTGGTCATGCGCGACGGCGTCGAGGTCTCCTCGCGTACGCTCGATACCGAGCGCGCCCGCGAAATCGTGGCCCGGGTTCGGGCGCTGCCGCGCGAACGGCACGACCTCGGGATCGTGCTGTGCGGCAAGGCGTCGGCCTACGTCGAGCGGAGAGAGCCGGCGTTCCTGGGGGAGGCCGAGAAATACTACGCCTGCCTCACCCCCGTGCCGGATCTGCTGGCGGTCGACGACGAATTCCTGAAGGTCGCCGTGTTCGACCTCAACGGCGCGGCCCACCGCGTGGCACCGGTCCTCGAAGAGGTCGCGCCCGGCAACCGGGTCGTCGTCTCCGGCCCGCAGTGGGTCGACATCATGCGGCCCGACGTCAACAAGGGTCTCGCGCTCGAGGACCTGCAGGCCGCGCTGGGCGTCACGCCGGCGCAGACGATCGTCTTCGGCGACTACCTCAACGACCTCGAGATGATGGGCCGGGCGGAGCACTCCTACGCCATGGCCAACGCCCACCCGGACATCTTGGCGGCCGCGCGCCACCGGGCCCCGTCGAACGCCGAGAACGGCGTGGTCACCACCCTGGAGCGGTTCTTCGGCTGA
- the dnaB gene encoding replicative DNA helicase, protein MTLTHSDIDENRSSDVGRTPPQDIVAEQSVLGGMMLSKDAIADCVEVLRGPDFYRPSHELVYEAIIDLYGRGEPADAVTVADLLTKRGDISRVGGPAYLHTLIQSVPTAANAGFYAEIVRERGVLRRLVDAGTKIVQLGYSQDGEVDDIVNTAQAEVMNVAERRGGEDYVALRDIIEGTVDEIESAGSRGEGIIGVPTGFYEFDELTQGLHGGQMIVIAARPAVGKSTFALDFARSAAIANNMTTVFFSLEMGRNEIAMRLLSAEASIGLQDLRKGTVKDDQWGKIATTMGRLNDAPLYIDDSPNMSLMEIRAKCRRLKQKHDLKMVVLDYLQLMSSGKRVESRQQEVSEFSRALKLLAKELDVPVIALSQLNRGSEQRTDKKPMVSDLRESGSIEQDADMVILLHREDIYDKESPRAGEADVIVAKHRNGPTKTITVAFQGHYSRFSNMAAEGGM, encoded by the coding sequence GTGACTCTGACTCACTCGGATATCGACGAGAACCGCTCCTCCGACGTCGGGCGCACCCCGCCGCAGGACATCGTCGCCGAGCAGTCAGTGCTCGGCGGCATGATGCTCTCCAAGGATGCGATCGCCGACTGCGTCGAAGTTCTGCGCGGCCCCGACTTCTACCGGCCGTCCCACGAGCTCGTCTACGAAGCGATCATCGATCTCTACGGTCGCGGCGAGCCCGCCGATGCCGTCACGGTGGCGGACCTGCTGACCAAGCGCGGCGACATTTCCCGCGTCGGCGGCCCGGCTTATCTGCACACGCTCATCCAATCCGTGCCGACGGCCGCGAACGCCGGTTTCTACGCCGAGATCGTGCGAGAACGCGGTGTGCTTCGCCGGCTCGTGGACGCCGGGACGAAGATTGTCCAGCTCGGCTACTCGCAGGATGGCGAGGTCGACGACATCGTCAACACCGCGCAGGCCGAGGTCATGAACGTGGCCGAGCGCCGGGGCGGCGAGGACTATGTGGCCCTGCGCGACATCATCGAGGGCACGGTCGACGAGATCGAGTCCGCCGGTAGCCGGGGCGAGGGAATCATCGGCGTACCCACGGGCTTCTACGAGTTCGACGAGCTCACCCAGGGCCTGCACGGTGGCCAGATGATCGTCATCGCCGCCCGCCCCGCGGTCGGCAAGTCGACGTTCGCACTGGACTTCGCCCGGTCGGCGGCCATCGCGAACAACATGACCACGGTTTTCTTCTCCCTCGAAATGGGGCGGAACGAGATCGCGATGCGCCTGCTCTCCGCGGAGGCCTCGATCGGACTGCAGGACCTGCGCAAGGGCACCGTGAAGGACGACCAGTGGGGCAAGATCGCCACCACGATGGGCCGGCTGAACGACGCGCCGCTCTACATCGACGACTCGCCCAACATGTCGCTCATGGAAATCCGCGCCAAGTGCCGCCGCCTGAAGCAGAAGCACGATCTCAAGATGGTCGTTCTCGACTACCTGCAGCTCATGAGCTCCGGCAAGCGTGTCGAGTCGCGCCAGCAGGAGGTCTCCGAGTTCTCGCGTGCCCTCAAGCTGCTGGCCAAGGAGCTGGATGTCCCGGTCATCGCGCTGTCCCAGCTCAACCGTGGTTCCGAGCAGCGCACCGACAAGAAGCCCATGGTCTCCGACCTGCGTGAGTCCGGCTCGATCGAGCAGGACGCCGACATGGTCATCCTCCTGCACCGTGAGGACATCTACGACAAGGAGTCCCCACGCGCCGGCGAGGCCGACGTCATCGTCGCCAAGCACCGTAACGGTCCAACCAAGACCATCACCGTCGCCTTCCAGGGGCACTACTCGCGCTTCTCCAACATGGCCGCCGAAGGCGGGATGTAG
- a CDS encoding ArsR/SmtB family transcription factor — MNADKKVCGLDPSSEFVHLAAEVFGILSDPTRIRIVLALRASPELSVNAIAEAVGKSPSGVSQHLARLRMARMVTTRQDGTRVLYRLADEHAAALVAEAVKQAEHAVAGGAAPPHHHAPQE; from the coding sequence ATGAATGCAGATAAGAAGGTTTGCGGACTCGATCCGTCGTCGGAGTTCGTCCACCTCGCCGCCGAGGTCTTCGGGATCCTCTCGGACCCCACGCGCATCCGGATCGTGCTGGCCCTGCGGGCGAGTCCCGAGCTCTCGGTCAACGCCATCGCCGAGGCCGTGGGCAAGAGCCCCTCGGGCGTCTCCCAGCACCTGGCGCGGCTGCGCATGGCGCGGATGGTGACGACCCGCCAGGACGGCACGCGGGTGCTCTACCGCCTGGCCGACGAGCATGCTGCGGCCCTCGTCGCCGAGGCCGTCAAACAGGCCGAGCACGCCGTGGCCGGCGGAGCGGCGCCGCCGCACCATCACGCCCCGCAGGAGTGA